GCCGTTATTATTTCCCGCCCCCTTCATAGAACCGACGCGCACATCCACAAGCCCGTTCTCCAGTTTGGGAGTTACCCGTGCTATAGGGTTTAGCTCTAGATTGGATATGTACTCTCCGTGGTCTACCCTAGCCCTAGCTGGTTACTCATCTAACCTGGGGCTGGCTATTTGTCTGGCTTAGAAACTAACAATTGCTGTTTCGTTTTCGCAGGAAGCACAAATCTGGTTGTCCAGGGTGGATCAGTCCCCGTCCAACACCATGACCGAGGCACTCAAGCCCACCATGGATGCTTTGGTTGGCAGTGAGCTACTAAACCACTCTTCCCAGGGCGTTAAGGTCGCTGTTGCCTGTTGCTTAACTGAGGTTACCAGGATCACCGCGCCAGAGCCCCCCTATGGGGATGATGTGATGAGGgtgagttttcttcttcttcttcttcttcttcttcttctttgtttgaTGAAACGGTGTTGTCTAGATGTACTTACGCTTCGTATTTACCTGCCTCCTGGATGTGTTTACAGTAGTTGTGCAGTCTTTTGCTAAGTTGGATGATACGGAAGGCCCCTTGTTTGCAAAGAGGGTTTCGATACTCGAAACCGTCGCAAAGGTGCAGTCCTGTGTCCTCATGTTGGATCTTGATTACGATGACCTGATACTGCAAACGTTTGACCATTTCTTCAGCACCGTAAGGTATGGAATGTATTTCTCTGTTTATCTTTTGATTTCAATAGTTTCTATATAATTTGAGTATGGGAGATGCCAAAGGGATTAAGGAGAAGAGGTAATGTAGTTGTTTTCTTTACTTTGAAATAATATGGATGATGTCAAATGAATAGGGAGGGGATATAACCTAGTTGTCGGCTTTACTTTGAAAGTTGTATGGGTGATGGCAAATTGATTAGGGAGAGGATACACCATAGTTTTGGTCTCGACTTCGAGAGATCACTAGGATTGACTGCATCACGCACATGACATGATTATAGATGTAGTGTACACTGTACTACTTTTATGCGGAACACGATGTACCCATATGGCTATTATGATGTTTCAGTTTTGGCTTTGGTTATAATGTATCAGTGACTTAAATCGCCAACTCATTGGTCACACTGGCCCTAACACTGAAAACATTCATATTTAATCCTTCACTATTCTCGTGTAGCAACTTTTTTATATCCGTGTCAATAACTTGTATTTTTGTTATAAAATTAGTCGCTAGATCCTTTACCCAGGATTTCCGAATTTTCATCCTATTTCACCTTTATTTTAGCTCCTGAACATTACTTAGGTCCAGTTCAGGCCACGTCATAAACAAGATGAGAAGCCATATCAAATATTTGTTATTTCTGTTGTTGCTATCTATTTATTGGTTCTGAACTTGCTATCATTTTGTCTCCAATATAATAAATGTGCAAAGTACACATGATTATTTGAATTGCTGCAATTTAGGTTGATACAACATCTCAGTATGTTTTTATGAATTGAAATTGATTTTGAATTAGGAACTTGGTAAGTCATAACAGATTGCTATTTCAAGGATCTTATTGtttgtgtgtgcgtgtgtgttttCTTGTGCATGCTACCTCTCTTGTGTGACATGTCTTTGTTTTATGTTGTTCATTTCTTCTATTTTTGTTAACTGCATTTTTTCTCTTTCTCATTCATTTGCTTGATTTATTTATTTCAGCTCATCACATCAAGAAAACGTCATCACCTCTATGGAGAAAATAATGATGGTTGTAATTAAAGAGAGTGAGCCTGTCCATCCAGCTCTGGCATCCTGCCTCCTTCGGTAtcttaaaaaggaaaagaaagTAATGTATCTAACACATTGTGagcattattatataattcattaATTCTTATCATCTTCACTAATCCTTTTAAACATGATTTTCCAGGATTCTCTTCCAGCATCTTTTATGCTTGCAGAGAGGATAGTAGGTCTATGTCCTGAGAAGTTAAAGCCGGCATTTGTTAAGTCACTTCAGGGTACTCCTTTAAATGTTTACAGCAAAACTGTTGCATCGTTGGTAGAAGGTTCTTCAGATACTGGAAGAGATGACGAAGTTGATGCTGTTGGAGAAGACACGGTCAGTTAAACTTCTAACAGTTCACAAATCATATTCAATTATTGACGAATTTATTATGGAAACTTGTTGACCAAACAGTTTTTATTTGTTGCTACATACACTTCATGCATTTATGTGTGTTAGTATTGAATGGGCAAGGCTGCTCTGCATAAAATTTCTTTTTTCACAAGAATGGTCAAGCTGGGTCGGCCAGTGCAATTTATTTCTTCTGGAATCCATTAAATTGTTTTGCTACTAGAAACTGGGTTATACAACATATCATACTTGAAAAGGTTTGCACTCTGTTCAACAAATTGTCCTTCCCTTCTCAACAAATTCTCCTTCCCTTTTCAACACAAAACCAGTATAACTGTCACTAGCACTAATATTTCCAGCTTGCGCGATGTAGTAATACAGGTTTCCATAATCATCCGTGTCAGACTCTAAGCTGCATGAGTTAGTCAAAAAGAGCGCTACAGTATATCCTCTACTCATTCTATTTCAGTGCACACGAAAAGGGAATCTAGGAGAAATGCAAATCTCACAGTGGAAAGTTTTTTGAATGCTTCATATCCCCTTTCACCTGGGAACGGCTTGTTACTCACTGGAAGTAATATAATAGGTTTCTGCCTTGTCGCCCAGAAGCGCAATACCTTTCGCTCTGCCTTGTCCGTTGTCCCTTACCTCGCTGTTCTGACGATGTGGTTTTGTTTGTGTTTGGTTCTCGCAGTCGACGGAGAAGAAGCTGGCGAACCCCATGCGGGACATCAAGAGGCAGAAGCTCGTCCACAACAGCGCCTCCGAGGTAGAAATTTGCCCATCTATTTATCCTGTTCCTCTCCCCGTTGGTGCGGCGCGCGTGTGGGATTCATATTAGTTTTCGTCTAGATATTTTAGTATGCTGGCTGTTAGTTTTAGTTGAGTCTGGGATCAGCAGATTGTTCTACTTCGCTTGCAGCAATCTAGCGCTCTAGTTTATGGAATTGTGAGCCAACGATGATCTAACCCTCCTCGTCTCCTCGACACTGAGCTATTCTATCTGTGGTTTTGTCGTGTGCTAGTAGGATATGCTTTCGATACTGATGCTGCTACCTTGTAAACACTATTTTTTCCGTTGCGACCAATCTTGTATGCTCCATTTCTGATAGATATAGAGTGACCTGAACTTATGTAATCTGAGTGGCACCATAGGCATTTCTCCTATGGTGTTTCAGTCCCCTAAATAATAAGAGTGGCACCGACCATTTAAGGGTAATTTATATGAGTTTGTCTTGTCAGCAAAATACTCCTTAATTGCAAATCATTGATGTATGTAGTATGAATCTTAGGTTGAACCATACTTTTTTAACTGCTTGGTCATACACAAGCATGCTGCATAGGGATAATGTGATACTCAGTAGCGTTATCCCTGCTTGGTCATATAATCATACTTTTTTAACTGCAATTATAAAATAATAATGTGATACAGTTATATAATCTGACTTCTTTTAACTGCAATAACTAGGCAGTGGACAAAACCGCCGCGGGCGTCCCGGAATTAAACTCAGAAACTTGGTCTGCAGTATTTCTGCGTCTTGATGCCTCGGATGTGTACAAGTGTCAGTTTTTATCACCTGTGTGGCGACGTATCATCCGGACGCCAGATTTTGTTGCTAGCTACAGGGACATGGCCCTCCAATCGCCCAATCAAATGTTTCTTTTTCGGAGCTATGCGGATCCATCTTTAGATGTCAATGGCTCTTTGGCCTGCTTCACTGATATTTATGGTCTTAATGAGACTCCCCATGGTCATTGCATCCTTCGTTCGAGTGAGATATTTCTTGCCGATGGAGCTGACAATTCTCATGAATATGATGATGACAGTACTGAAATGGAACTGAGTCGTGCTAACCAGGCTTATTATATTCATGACTCCTGTGAAGGAATGCTGCTGATATCGATGGGCACCAGATTGGTGGTCTATAATCCGTTTATCCGTCGGTGGGGGCGTCTCCCGGAGCTTGGGGATATCAAGTTGGCAGAGGGTAAAACAATATGTGCCTTCTTTGCCACTGGAGAAGCCAACAACAGGGA
This region of Lolium perenne isolate Kyuss_39 chromosome 2, Kyuss_2.0, whole genome shotgun sequence genomic DNA includes:
- the LOC127336970 gene encoding uncharacterized protein; this translates as MLDLDYDDLILQTFDHFFSTVSSSHQENVITSMEKIMMVVIKESEPVHPALASCLLRYLKKEKKDSLPASFMLAERIVGLCPEKLKPAFVKSLQGTPLNVYSKTVASLVEGSSDTGRDDEVDAVGEDTSTEKKLANPMRDIKRQKLVHNSASEAVDKTAAGVPELNSETWSAVFLRLDASDVYKCQFLSPVWRRIIRTPDFVASYRDMALQSPNQMFLFRSYADPSLDVNGSLACFTDIYGLNETPHGHCILRSSEIFLADGADNSHEYDDDSTEMELSRANQAYYIHDSCEGMLLISMGTRLVVYNPFIRRWGRLPELGDIKLAEGKTICAFFATGEANNREFKILYRSTTAFNIYSLNSKAHKVVPHIDEIGSGTTPLSTCLADRLSYGFSMAAVKFEHWLCWWGHHTHSVLFFDTKTEKFQLIDIPEVDEGLTMFQLLTMKGKLAAAVYSWNPDNIFLPIEQCLIGWPSSTIDVWVLDDMATSLWRKHLSLEPPRTTLLRANNYMGNLEYDVLLVNDAETVLLPCIEDLLVCGLDWSIRKKIRKDNHHVIPLCISIEQGFETHSWLDQTEVPFVFSQSDTDQDAIGDSSEESSGDDADGDGDGDDDDSDDAGDDESHDDSDEADDDDGDDAGDDESHDDSDEADESDSPPSKRRK